The genomic DNA CATCACCGCCACCAAGCACCAGCCCGAGATCGACGGGGAACTCGTCGACATCGGGCGGGTGGGCGAGATCACCGAGATCGACACGGGCGCGATCGAGGCACTGCTCGCCGACGGCCGGATCCCGGTCGTCTCCTCGATCGCCCGCTCCCAGGACGACGGACATGTCTACAACGTCAATGCTGATACGGCGGCTGCGGCACTCGCTGCGGCATTGGGCGCCGAAACCCTCATGGTCCTCACGGACGTCGAGGGCCTCTACGAGGACTGGCCCGACAGCGACGAGGTGATCAGTCGCCTCACCGCCTCCGAACTGGAGAAGCTGCTGCCCGAGCTGGCCAGCGGCATGGTGCCGAAGATGGAGGGCTGTCTGCACGCCGTACGCAACGGCGTCACCACGGCCCGCGTCATCGACGGCCGGGTCCAGCACTCGATCCTGCTGGAGATCTTCACCGACGAAGGCATCGGCACGATGGTCGTGCCGGACGAGGAAGAGGGGGATGCCGTATGACCGGCACCGCGACCAACGCCGAGCTGACCGAGCGGTGGCAGGGCGCCCTCATGAACAACTACGGCACCCCGCGCCTGCCCCTCGTCCGCGGCGCGGGCACCAGGCTGTGGGACGCCGACGGCAAGGAGTACCTGGACTTCGTCGGCGGCATCGCGGTCAACGCCCTCGGCCACGCCCACCCCGCGATCGTCGAAGCGGTCAGCACGCAGATCGCCTCGCTCGGCCATGTCTCCAACCTCTTCGTCGCCGAGCCGCCCGTCGCGCTCGCCGAACGGCTGCTCCAGCTCTTCGGGCGCGACGGCCGGGTCTACTTCTGCAACTCCGGGGCCGAGGCCAACGAGGCCGCCTTCAAGATCGGGCGGCTGACCGGGCGGTCCCACATGGTCGCCACCCAGGGCGGCTTCCACGGCCGCACC from Streptomyces avermitilis MA-4680 = NBRC 14893 includes the following:
- the argB gene encoding acetylglutamate kinase, which produces MSHGPTRKHTALPKAQILIEALPWLTRHNGKTVVVKFGGNAMIDEELKAAFAQDIVFLHHAGLKPVVVHGGGPQISAALDRHGIVSEFKAGLRVTTEDAMDVVRMVLAGQVQRELVGLLNQHGPLAVGLTGEDAHTITATKHQPEIDGELVDIGRVGEITEIDTGAIEALLADGRIPVVSSIARSQDDGHVYNVNADTAAAALAAALGAETLMVLTDVEGLYEDWPDSDEVISRLTASELEKLLPELASGMVPKMEGCLHAVRNGVTTARVIDGRVQHSILLEIFTDEGIGTMVVPDEEEGDAV